Sequence from the Syntrophorhabdaceae bacterium genome:
AGGACTTGGCGGCCTGCCGACACTGGAAAAGTACCACAGCATTCTTCTCGAAAGAGGACCTGGAAGGATATCGCCGTTTTTTATACCCATGCTGATCGCAAATGAGGCGCCGGGTCATATAGCGATCCAGTTCGGCATCAAGGGTCCCAATCTTTGCATCGTTACGGCCTGTGCGACCGGTGCGCACTCCATCGGTGACTCCCTGAGGATCATCCAGTATGGTGACGCCGATGTGATGGTGGCAGGAGGAACAGAAGCGAATCTGACCCCTCTCACTGTAGGCGGCTTTAATGCCATGAAAGCGCTTTCTACGAGAAACGACGCGCCCACGAAGGCATCCCGCCCTTTTGATAAGGACAGGGATGGTTTTGTCGTTGCGGAAGGTTCGGGTATTATTGTCATGGAAGAACTGGAACACGCGAAAAAGAGGGGCGCAAAGATCTATGCAGAGGTTGTCGGGTATGGTTATAACGGTGATGCATACCATATCACGGCACCGTGTCCTGACGGCGACGGCTTCATCCGCTGTATGAGGATGGCCATGAGAGATGCCGCCGTGTCGCCTGAAGAGATAAACTATATCAATGCCCACGGTACATCAACGGGCCTCAATGATCAGATAGAAACAATCGCCATCAAAGAGGTCTTTAAAGAAAAGGCATATACAATACCGGTGAGTTCTACAAAATCGATGATAGGGCATCTCCTGGGTGCAGCAGGAGCAGTTGAGGCGATCTTTATACTCTTGAGCATGCGCGATAATATCTGTCCGCCGACGATCAATTACGAGACACCTGATCCGGATTGTGACCTTGATTATGTTCCCAATTCAGCCCGGAGCCATACTATCGATATCGGACTCTCAAATTCGTTCGGGTTCGGAGGCACGAATTCGACATTGATATTCAGGAGGTTTAAGGATTGAAGGTGGCAATAGGTTCTGATCATGCCGGCTATGCGTTAAAAGAGGTTGTTAAAAAGGTACTGGAGGATCGGAACGATACTGTTGTTGATGCCGGGACCAATACGGAAAACTCCGTTGATTACCCTGATTTCGGCATAGAGGTCGCAAGGCTTGTCTCCGAAGGAAAGGTGGAAAAAGGCATCCTCATCTGCGGCACAGGCATAGGGATGAGCATAACGGCGAACAAGGTGAAAGGGATACGGGCAGCCCTGGTGTTTGACCTTTACACTGCCATACAAAGCAGGAAGCATCTCGATGCCAACATCCTCGTACTCGGAGGAAGGATTACGGGAAAAGGTCTCGCGGAGGAGATCGTCCGGGCATGGCTCGATACACCTTTTGAAGGCGGGCGTCACCAGAAAAGGATCGACAAGATCTCCGACTGGGAGAAAGGTCATCTGAGCCTATGATGAAGTTAGACGGTAACGACAAGGAGATCTACGAACTCGTAAGACATGAGCTTGAGCGGGAGGAGTACAGCCTTGTGCTCATAGCCTCCGAGAATTATGTCGATGAAGACATCCTTGCCATGCAGGGGTGTGTTCTGACGAATAAGTACGCCGAAGGCTATCCTTCAAAAAGGTATTACAGCGGCTGCAGGTATCTCGACGATATAGAGAGCATAGCGATCGAACGGGCAAAGACGCTGTTCAAGGCTGAACATGCGAACGTTCAGCCCCACTCAGGT
This genomic interval carries:
- the fabF gene encoding beta-ketoacyl-ACP synthase II, with product MKRRVVVTGVGLVTPLGVGIENVWQRILRGESGIGPITRFDTTQHETKFAAEVKEYKPEDYIPPKELKRIDLFIQYALTAAKIAMEDSGLDMGKEDAERVGVIVGTGLGGLPTLEKYHSILLERGPGRISPFFIPMLIANEAPGHIAIQFGIKGPNLCIVTACATGAHSIGDSLRIIQYGDADVMVAGGTEANLTPLTVGGFNAMKALSTRNDAPTKASRPFDKDRDGFVVAEGSGIIVMEELEHAKKRGAKIYAEVVGYGYNGDAYHITAPCPDGDGFIRCMRMAMRDAAVSPEEINYINAHGTSTGLNDQIETIAIKEVFKEKAYTIPVSSTKSMIGHLLGAAGAVEAIFILLSMRDNICPPTINYETPDPDCDLDYVPNSARSHTIDIGLSNSFGFGGTNSTLIFRRFKD
- the rpiB gene encoding ribose 5-phosphate isomerase B, producing MAIGSDHAGYALKEVVKKVLEDRNDTVVDAGTNTENSVDYPDFGIEVARLVSEGKVEKGILICGTGIGMSITANKVKGIRAALVFDLYTAIQSRKHLDANILVLGGRITGKGLAEEIVRAWLDTPFEGGRHQKRIDKISDWEKGHLSL